The following proteins are encoded in a genomic region of Nakaseomyces glabratus chromosome J, complete sequence:
- the KAR1 gene encoding Kar1p (CAGL0J11418g~Ortholog(s) have role in karyogamy involved in conjugation with cellular fusion, spindle pole body duplication and endoplasmic reticulum, half bridge of spindle pole body localization), whose translation MKENGRKSRSNALRATLNPNSQNNNISDLDLYKKHKAEYGTRLMTEDLTSPEEIMLLNEGSPTTLRSKGKSFTENDEKDSMRKVVINNLEEDNLDPPKLKKELQFIGKKKASPQYQVLENKERSLDPIERHRRKTSLLKAIGEPVPLPYLQNGPNNYVNVKNEESQRFDQTEMDSIDQRWNSVIESNRKIVKARLNEIRNAGKGIRLDSPQPRRVSEENVQGHSHNILEQSEKSNVSLKSEGHQDMYASFDDGYGDSIVIGTPKQDLIKSKRLDDAKVLSDIKSILLENSTKLDTVIEVLGSSKKVKLDKNNKIALNRLYYSKNNLYWILCIIILLICNIYVYYYV comes from the coding sequence ATGAAAGAGAATGGTAGAAAGAGTAGAAGCAATGCATTGAGGGCCACTTTAAATCCCAATTCtcaaaacaacaacatatCAGACTTAGATCTATACAAAAAACACAAAGCAGAATATGGTACCAGATTGATGACTGAAGATTTGACCAGTCCTGAAGAAATCATGCTATTAAATGAAGGGTCGCCAACGACATTACGCAGTAAGGGTAAATCATTTACcgaaaatgatgaaaaggaTAGTATGCGTAAGGTAGTAATAAACAAtttagaagaagataatTTAGATCCAccaaaactaaaaaaagaGCTACAGTTTATaggaaagaagaaagcatCTCCACAATACCAAGTACtggaaaataaagaaagaagtctTGATCCTATTGAGAGGCATCGAAGGAAAACTTCCTTACTGAAGGCTATAGGTGAACCAGTACCTCTACCATATTTACAAAATGGCCCGAATAATTATGTTAAtgtaaaaaatgaagaatcACAAAGATTTGATCAAACTGAGATGGACTCGATTGACCAGAGGTGGAATTCTGTCATTGAATCTAATCGTAAGATAGTTAAAGCTAGACTTAATGAAATAAGGAATGCAGGAAAGGGAATCAGATTGGATTCACCCCAACCCCGACGAGTGTCTGAGGAAAACGTTCAAGGCCATAGTCATAATATTTTAGAACAATCAGAAAAAAGTAACGTTTCATTAAAATCAGAGGGCCATCAGGATATGTATGCCTCATTTGACGATGGATACGGTGATTCGATTGTAATTGGTACACCGAAACAAGACCTTATCAAGTCGAAAAGACTAGATGACGCCAAGGTTCTATCAGATATTAAGTCTATCTTACTAGAAAACAGTACCAAGCTAGATACTGTTATTGAAGTCTTGGGTTCGAGTAAAAAAGTGAAACTCgataaaaacaataaaattgCGTTGAATCGATTGTATTATAGCAAGAACAATTTATATTGGATactttgtattattatactCCTCATTTGTAACATTTATGTATATTATTATGTATGA
- the SRP1 gene encoding karyopherin alpha (CAGL0J11440g~Ortholog(s) have nuclear import signal receptor activity, protein binding, bridging activity and role in proteasome localization, protein import into nucleus, protein targeting to membrane) yields MDPSINDSTSNKFVPEYRRTNFKNKGRFSADELRRRRDTQQVELRKAKRDEVLAKRRNFVPPTDSVDSDEEDEESSAADQQFYGQLQQELPQMVQQINSSDMQEQLAATVKFRQILSREHNPPIDIVIQSGVVPTLVNFMNENQPEMLQLEAAWALTNIASGTSAQTQVVVDAGAVPLFIQLLYTGSVELQEQAIWALGNVAGDSTSYRDYVLQCSAMEPILSLFNSEKVTLIRTATWTLSNLCRGKKPQPDWSIVSKALPTLAKLIYSFDNETLIDACWAISYLSDGPAEAIQAVIDARIPKRLVELLSHQSTLVQTPALRAVGNIVTGNDLHTQVVINCGVLSALRNLLSSPKESIRKEACWTISNITAGNTEQIQAVVDANLIPPLIKLLETAEYKIKKEACWAISNASSGGLQRPEIIRYMVSQGCIKPLCDLLEIADNRIIEVTLDALENILKMGETDKEARGLAINENADLIEKAGGMEKIFNCQQNENDRIYEKAYKIIETYFGEEDDTVDDNLAPQNAGNTFGFGSNVNQQFNFN; encoded by the coding sequence ATGGACCCAAGTATCAACGACAGCACATCTAACAAGTTTGTCCCAGAGTACAGACGTACCAACTTTAAGAATAAAGGTAGATTCTCTGCTGATGAGTTACGTCGTCGTAGAGACACTCAGCAAGTAGAATTGAGGAAGGCCAAGAGAGATGAAGTACTAGCTAAGAGAAGAAACTTTGTACCACCAACTGATTCCGTTGACTccgatgaagaagatgaggagAGCTCCGCAGCTGACCAACAATTCTATGGTCAATTGCAACAAGAGTTGCCTCAAATGGTTCAACAAATTAACTCCAGCGACATGCAAGAACAACTGGCTGCTACAGTCAAGTTTAGACAAATCCTATCCAGAGAACATAACCCACCGATTGACATTGTTATTCAATCTGGCGTTGTACCAACTTTGGTCAACTTCATGAACGAAAACCAACCAGAAATGCTACAATTGGAAGCCGCCTGGGCCTTGACTAACATTGCATCTGGTACTTCCGCGCAAACTCAGGTCGTTGTCGATGCAGGTGCTGTTCCATTGTTTATTCAACTTCTATATACCGGCTCCGTTGAATTGCAAGAACAAGCTATCTGGGCTTTAGGTAACGTTGCCGGTGACTCCACCAGTTACAGAGACTACGTCTTGCAATGCAGTGCTATGGAACCTATTCTAAGTCTTTTCAACTCTGAAAAGGTTACATTAATCAGAACCGCAACTTGGACTCTGTCAAACTTATGCAGAGGTAAGAAACCACAACCGGATTGGtcaattgtttcaaagGCTCTGCCAACTTTGGCTAAACTAATATACTCTTTCGACAACGAAACGCTAATAGATGCTTGTTGGgcaatttcatatttatcTGATGGCCCTGCTGAAGCTATTCAAGCTGTTATCGATGCTAGAATTCCAAAGAGATTGGTCGAACTATTGTCCCACCAATCTACTTTGGTTCAAACACCTGCATTGAGAGCTGTTGGTAACATAGTTACTGGTAACGATTTGCACACACAAGTAGTTATTAATTGTGGTGTCTTATCTGCCCTAAGAAACCTATTATCTTCTCCTAAGGAGTCGATCAGAAAAGAAGCCTGTTGGACAATCTCCAACATTACTGCTGGTAATACTGAACAAATCCAAGCAGTCGTAGATGCTAACTTGATTCCACCTCTAATTAAGTTGTTGGAGACGGCTGAATATaagatcaagaaagaagctTGCTGGGCTATCTCCAATGCTTCTTCTGGTGGTCTACAAAGACCAGAAATCATCAGATACATGGTTTCCCAAGGTTGTATAAAGCCTCTGTGTGATCTACTAGAGATTGCTGACAACAGAATTATCGAAGTGACATTAGATGCACTAGAAAACATTTTGAAGATGGGTGAAACAGACAAGGAAGCCCGTGGTTTAGCTATTAACGAGAATGCCGACCTGATTGAAAAAGCTGGTGGTATGGAAAAGATTTTCAATTGCcaacaaaatgaaaatgacaGAATTTATGAGAAGGCTTATAAGATTATAGAAACATACTTTGGTGAAGAAGACGATACTGTCGATGATAACCTGGCTCCACAAAATGCTGGTAATACTTTCGGTTTCGGTTCTAATGTCAACCAGCAATTCAACTTCAATTAA
- the DUG3 gene encoding glutamine amidotransferase subunit DUG3 (CAGL0J11484g~Component of the Dug1p-Dug2p-Dug3p complex involved in glutathione degradation; required for glutathione utilization in C. glabrata when glutathione import is enabled by expression of the S. cerevisiae Opt1p transporter), with the protein MCRFLIFKGKEPIRLSHLLTRPAHSIINQSFDSRLRLDRRRPINGDGFGVAYYPLDKELEEDGPCLFKAITPAWNNQNLETLAEKTKSSLVFAHVRASTYGVLSETNCHPFTYHSLCFMHNGGISNFKRIKRVLLNHIDDEYLNFLQGGTDSECAFALFLDTLHKLGHDPRKRDGDFGHEALRSALLKTIEYIKDWTLALRKDSRLDGELDSEPSLLNFAVTDGSTVVVSRYITSRTDEAASLHFSSGSRFIETSPGEYRMERLDRNQDVIMVASEPLTFERGDWTAVPTNSVLTIRKQTILLHPIVDEYYQEDPLYLRSSKLAESKGLMGAVPLAKAVEKNVPPLEREGRSRPISATAHLV; encoded by the coding sequence atgtgtAGGTTCCTGATATTTAAGGGCAAAGAGCCGATCAGACTTTCACATCTATTGACGAGGCCAGCGCATTCTATTATAAACCAGTCATTTGACAGCCGGCTACGGTTAGATAGGAGGAGACCGATCAACGGTGATGGGTTTGGTGTAGCTTATTACCCACTAGACAAGGAGTTGGAAGAGGACGGCCCATGCTTGTTCAAAGCAATTACACCTGCATGGAACAACCAAAACCTGGAGACATTAGCTGAGAAGACGAAGTCTAGTCTTGTATTTGCGCATGTGAGGGCGTCTACGTATGGTGTACTTTCGGAGACGAACTGTCATCCATTCACGTACCATAGTTTATGTTTTATGCACAACGGAGGGATTTCGAATTTCAAGAGGATCAAGAGAGTTTTGCTAAATCACATAGACGACGAGTATTTGAACTTCTTACAAGGTGGTACGGATTCTGAATGTGCATTTGCACTGTTTCTGGACACATTGCACAAGCTCGGCCACGATCCTCGCAAACGGGACGGGGATTTTGGGCATGAGGCCCTGCGGAGTGCTTTGCTGAAGACTATAGAGTATATCAAGGACTGGACCCTAGCCCTTCGAAAGGATAGCCGTCTTGATGGCGAGCTGGACAGTGAGCCCTCTTTGTTGAACTTTGCGGTGACGGATGGGTCTACTGTTGTGGTGTCGCGATACATCACGTCTCGGACAGACGAGGCGGCCTCGCTGCATTTCAGCAGTGGTTCGCGGTTCATAGAGACCAGCCCTGGCGAGTACCGCATGGAGCGTCTGGACCGGAACCAGGACGTGATCATGGTCGCCTCTGAGCCGCTCACCTTCGAGCGCGGGGACTGGACTGCGGTGCCCACGAACAGCGTGCTGACGATACGCAAGCAGACGATACTGCTGCACCCGATAGTTGACGAGTACTACCAGGAGGACCCGCTGTACCTGCGCAGCTCGAAGCTGGCCGAGAGCAAGGGCCTCATGGGCGCCGTGCCGCTCGCCAAAGCGGTGGAGAAGAACGTCCCACCGCTGGAGCGGGAGGGCCGCTCGCGGCCCATCTCCGCGACAGCCCACCTGGTGTGA
- the SWT21 gene encoding Swt21p (CAGL0J11396g~Ortholog(s) have role in mRNA splicing, via spliceosome, negative regulation of pheromone-dependent signal transduction involved in conjugation with cellular fusion), with product MNQANVKNTTFHSMTSVSYNLSPYCSTGTTFRKQPLYRIWETESSTSADLSQKLNYMFPKLGLSESQTSLKDKDVTKDVVCQDIHWSVDATSLFTINSDYGIRQYLIPDPKSDQTLLNPYSRIFAHESVLSSDISPRYSLYEGSSEPLANSILIGAKNVPIKLVDLNDTNNLSTIRSYDISNLENEKFETPYVLKYHRESLFLSGTVRNKVNVYDVNRREPVNTLTYSRRSKCGTQSYKSIISCLDDSFSDNQVRYCGSYKNQVFIIDLRGKTLQLLNNLQGNGARGCYQIINSDNGSYLYVLQRYSSRIEILDHRRPDRPVNHLELPGRSDFQKLKACYNGSFQVGSPLGKGQILSWDKSTIESGGITRENQVVQCQPDILYNVPQCKSMRINIIKTSSDATAISYSGDTAGIALLQR from the coding sequence ATGAATCAAGCGAATGTCAAGAACACAACATTCCACTCGATGACTTCCGTTTCATATAATTTAAGTCCATATTGCTCTACCGGTACAACATTTAGAAAGCAACCATTATACAGGATATGGGAAACAGAAAGTAGCACATCAGCCGACCTCTcacaaaaattaaattatatgTTTCCCAAATTGGGTCTGTCTGAATCACAAACCAGCTTAAAGGATAAAGATGTTACTAAAGATGTAGTGTGCCAAGACATACATTGGTCTGTTGATGCCACTTCTCTCTTTACTATCAATAGTGACTACGGGATAAGACAATACCTAATACCGGATCCCAAAAGTGACCAAACTCTGTTGAACCCATATAGTAGAATATTCGCTCACGAATCTGTGTTATCCTCAGACATTTCACCCCGGTATTCTTTGTATGAAGGTAGTAGCGAGCCGCTTGCGAACAGTATTCTTATTGGGGCCAAGAATGTTCCGATTAAACTTGTTGATCTTAATGACACCAACAATCTAAGTACTATTCGTTCTTATGATATCTCCAATCTAGAAAATGAGAAATTCGAAACACCGTATGTGTTGAAATATCATCGTGAATCCCTTTTTCTATCAGGAACGGTACGCAATAAAGTTAATGTCTATGATGTTAACCGCCGCGAACCGGTAAACACACTCACGTATTCAAGACGTTCGAAATGTGGCACCCAGTCATATAAGTCTATCATCTCATGTCTAGACGACAGTTTCTCAGATAATCAAGTTCGGTATTGTGGATCTTACAAGAATCAGGTGTTCATAATTGATCTACGAGGAAAGACACTGCAATTACTAAATAATTTACAGGGCAATGGAGCCAGAGGTTGTTACCAAATAATTAATAGTGATAATGGTAGTTATCTCTATGTGCTTCAAAGGTATAGTTCACGCATTGAAATATTAGACCACAGAAGACCAGACAGACCAGTAAATCACTTGGAGTTACCTGGTAGATCAgatttccaaaaattgaaagcTTGCTATAACGGATCATTTCAAGTGGGGTCCCCACTAGGCAAGGGCCAAATACTGTCATGGGACAAGTCTACTATCGAATCCGGAGGTATAACAAGGGAAAACCAGGTTGTGCAGTGTCAACCTGACATATTATACAATGTACCACAATGCAAATCCATGCGCATCAACATAATCAAAACTAGTTCTGACGCTACTGCAATATCGTACTCTGGAGACACTGCGGGCATCGCATTACTCCAGAGGTAG
- a CDS encoding uncharacterized protein (CAGL0J11462g~Putative adhesin-like cell wall protein; predicted GPI-anchor), with translation MKFSAVTVAAMAISSVLAKDRQYTTEITYTSDGATKTYTSTHKTHKYGKFNNTHHEGSKKPKSTGTHKYGKFNNTHHEGSKKPKSTGTHKYGKFNNTHHEGSKKPKSTGTHKYGKFNNTHHEGSKKPKSTGTHKYGKFNNTHHEGSKKPKSTGTHKYGKFNNTHHEKPTTEVEIKVPENDASGNRMNSMKLFGLTTGTAVVAGALMLL, from the coding sequence ATGAAGTTTTCAGCTGTGACGGTTGCGGCTATGGCCATCTCGTCTGTTTTGGCCAAGGACAGGCAATACACCACCGAGATCACTTACACCAGTGACGGTGCTACCAAGACATACACTTCCACCCACAAGACCCACAAGTACGGTAAGTTTAACAACACCCACCACGAGGGCTCTAAGAAGCCAAAGTCTACCGGTACCCACAAGTACGGTAAGTTCAACAACACCCACCACGAGGGTTCCAAGAAGCCAAAGTCTACTGGTACTCACAAGTACGGTAAGTTCAACAACACCCATCACGAGGGTTCCAAGAAGCCAAAGTCTACCGGTACTCACAAGTACGGTAAGTTTAACAACACCCACCACGAGGGTTCCAAGAAGCCAAAGTCTACTGGTACCCACAAGTACGGTAAGTTCAACAACACCCATCACGAGGGTTCCAAGAAGCCAAAGTCTACCGGTACTCACAAGTACGGTAAGTTTAACAACACCCATCATGAGAAACCAACTACCGAAGTCGAAATCAAGGTCCCAGAAAACGACGCCTCCGGTAACAGAATGAACTCCATGAAGTTATTTGGTTTGACCACAGGTACTGCTGTTGTCGCCGGTGCTTTGATGTTGCTATAG
- the CHS1 gene encoding chitin synthase I (CAGL0J11506g~Ortholog(s) have chitin synthase activity, role in ascospore wall assembly, ascospore wall chitin biosynthetic process, cell separation after cytokinesis and cell septum, chitosome, endoplasmic reticulum, plasma membrane localization), producing the protein MSYQYGSGGSYGYNGYSGQGNGNSGNYNNNNSSYNNNNSNRQSRHPYVSDSIPEEEAQSYEMHDVAQGVANDGYGNVGTMHSNPMYRNFVNTNSRGRPAPPPQEYTDVFVNTDLNYRNNSFTDHNQEHSLVTPTTNGPSINIIQNTPELIHGTTSSSILASQTGNSTTHYFNEEDYYYNNNIIRTEDDINNGDRVNSSYLNTQSGVTPVISDTPSIISNSEDTRPILNNPVGNEPSFNNHYGYNNNYNNYEQNATHPYYGGEVPNGDIENSYVDPNGDDYQINSYLGKNGEMIDPYEVDEDQYGYGHRSGRELLSVDYMKNKKYDAVTSNRELPEAEGEYSYGDGEDGDLSSGSVISGYAHEDLADLDTNTIDKIKSLNTSFTSSMGSRDMLINQEESFKKRSLKRAGTQVRKFKLWKGNFVFDSPISRSLLNQYQSGIDKNNDLSNEFKFMRYQAVTCEPNVLAQQNFTVRQLRYLNPRSTELLIVITMYNEDHILLGRTLKGVMDNIKHMVKKTRSSTWGPDAWKKIVVCIVSDGRAKINEKSLALLSSLGCYQDGFAKDEINGKKVVTHVYEHTTMMNVVDVTDDNVELRCDQSTVPIQMLFCLKEQNQKKINSHRWAFEGFAELLRPNIVTLLDAGTMPGKDSIYELWREFRNPQVGGACGEIRTDLGKNYSNLINPLIASQNFEYKMSNILDKTTESNFGFITVLPGAFSAYRLEAVQGLPLQKYFYGESMEHEEKFHFFSSNMYLAEDRILCFEVVMKKNANWILKYSRSSHATTDVPDRVPEFILQRRRWLNGSFFASVYSFCHFYRIWTSGHNIFRKCFLMIEFLYLFFNTLLSWFSLSSYFLVFRILTLSIATTYKSVFGVLSVVFLWLYGVCLLSTFILSLGNKPKSTELYYVVTFIFFAVLMIYMMFCSVFMSVKSFENLLKEDHITFHGLFTQETFRDMVISLGSTVCLYIASSVIYLQPWHMLTSFVQYLLLSPSYVNVLNIYAFCNVHDLSWGTKGSASKPLGKITSKEDGTFKMEILVSSAEIEANYEKYKKMLYEQPNEEDSKPELSPEEKKTGYYANVRSLVIIFWVMTNFAICAVVLETGGIGDYLTLKTMNKQHTEQIQPRPLLSNKASIYFAIILWLVALSAVIRFFGCTIYMISRFFKRLRHW; encoded by the coding sequence ATGAGTTATCAGTACGGTTCAGGTGGAAGTTATGGTTACAATGGCTATTCCGGCCAAGGAAATGGCAATAGTGGTAActacaataataacaatagcagttacaataataacaatagcAACAGGCAAAGTCGACACCCATATGTGAGCGATTCTATACCCGAAGAAGAGGCCCAAAGCTATGAGATGCATGATGTAGCACAAGGTGTGGCCAACGATGGTTATGGGAATGTCGGTACTATGCATTCTAACCCCATGTACCGTAATTTTGTCAATACGAACTCTAGAGGTCGTCCGGCTCCTCCTCCACAAGAGTACACAGATGTTTTTGTCAACACTGATTTGAATTATAGAAACAACAGTTTCACTGATCACAATCAGGAACATAGTCTTGTGACACCTACCACAAATGGTCCATCcattaatattatacaaAACACTCCCGAACTTATACACGGTACAACCAGCAGCTCCATACTGGCTAGTCAGACAGGCAATTCCACCACACACTATTTCAATGAAGAGGATTATTactataataataacataATTAGAACTGAAGATGATATAAATAACGGAGATAGGGTAAACAGTAGCTACCTAAATACACAGTCGGGTGTAACTCCTGTTATATCGGATACACCAAGTATAATATCGAACTCAGAGGATACAAGACCAATTCTAAATAATCCTGTGGGAAACGAGCCATCATTTAACAACCATTATGGCTATAACAATAACTACAATAATTACGAACAAAACGCAACACATCCTTATTATGGCGGTGAAGTACCGAATGGtgatattgaaaacagtTATGTGGATCCAAATGGTGATGATTATCAAATCAATTCATACTTGGGTAAGAATGGTGAAATGATTGATCCTTATGAAGTGGATGAAGATCAGTATGGATACGGGCATAGATCTGGAAGAGAGCTTCTCTCAGTGGATTATatgaagaataaaaaatatgacGCCGTTACTTCCAATAGAGAACTACCCGAAGCCGAGGGTGAATATAGTTATGGTGATGGTGAAGATGGTGATTTAAGCAGTGGGAGTGTTATTAGTGGATATGCACATGAGGACTTGGCAGATCTCGACACAAATACTATCGATAAAATTAAATCCCTTAACACTTCTTTCACTTCATCGATGGGTTCTCGTGATATGTTGATCAATCAGGAGGAGAGCTTTAAGAAACGCTCTTTAAAACGTGCTGGTACTCAAGTTAGAAAGTTCAAACTTTGGAAAGgtaattttgtttttgattctcCTATTAGTAGATCGTTACTAAATCAGTATCAAAGCGGGATAGATAAAAACAATGATTTGTCTAATGAATTCAAATTTATGAGATATCAAGCTGTTACATGTGAGCCTAATGTATTAGCACAACAGAACTTCACTGTAAGACAACTGAGATACTTAAATCCGAGGTCTACAGAATTATTGATCGTCATTACAATGTACAATGAGGATCACATTTTATTAGGTAGAACGCTCAAAGGTGTAATGGATAATATTAAGCATATGGTGAAGAAGACCAGATCTAGTACATGGGGTCCAGATGCctggaaaaaaattgtcGTTTGTATTGTATCAGATGGTAGAGctaaaataaatgaaaagtCGTTAGCATTGTTAAGTTCTTTGGGTTGTTATCAAGATGGGTTTGCTAAGGATGAAATCAATGGTAAAAAAGTTGTTACTCACGTTTACGAACACACAACTATGATGAATGTCGTAGATGTTACAGATGATAACGTCGAGTTAAGATGTGACCAAAGTACAGTACCTATTCAAATgcttttttgtttaaaagaacaaaatcagaaaaaaattaactCTCACAGATGGGCTTTTGAAGGTTTTGCCGAACTTTTGAGACCAAATATTGTAACTTTATTAGATGCGGGTACAATGCCTGGGAAAGATTCTATTTATGAATTATGGAGAGAGTTTAGGAATCCTCAAGTTGGTGGGGCATGTGGTGAAATCAGAACAGATTTGGGCAAAAACTACTCAAATTTAATCAACCCATTGATTGCATCCCAAAACTTCGAGTACAAAATGTCTAATATTCTAGACAAAACGACAGAATCTAATTTTGGTTTCATTACTGTTTTGCCCGGTGCTTTTTCAGCTTACAGGCTCGAAGCTGTCCAAGGACTGCCGTTGCAGAAGTATTTCTATGGTGAGAGTATGGAGCATGAGGagaaatttcatttcttttcatcgaATATGTATCTGGCAGAGGATCgtattttatgttttgaagttgttatgaagaaaaatgcGAATTggattttgaaatatagtAGAAGCTCTCACGCAACTACTGACGTTCCTGATAGAGTTCCGGAATTTATTCTCCAGAGAAGGCGTTGGCTAAACGGTTCATTTTTTGCTAGTGTTTACTCTTTCTGTCATTTCTACAGAATTTGGACCAGTGGACACAATATTTTTAGAAAATGTTTCCTAATGATTGAATTCCTTTACTTGTTTTTTAATACCCTCCTATCATGGTTCTCATTAAgttcttattttttggtCTTCAGAATTCTGACGTTATCAATCGCAACCACATATAAATCAGTTTTTGGTGTTTTATCAGTTGTCTTTCTATGGTTATATGGTGTTTGTTTATTATCAACATTTATCCTATCACTTGGTAACAAACCAAAAAGTACAGAGTTGTATTATGTGGTTacttttatcttttttgcAGTTTTGATGATATATATGATGTTCTGCAGTGTTTTCATGAGTGTGAAATCATTTGAGAACCTGCTAAAGGAGGATCACATCACTTTCCATGGATTGTTTACCCAGGAAACATTCAGAGATATGGTCATATCTTTGGGATCTACTGTTTGTCTCTACATTGCAAGTTCTGTCATTTACCTACAGCCATGGCATATGTTGACCAGTTTCGTACAATACCTACTGTTGAGTCCCTCTTATGTTAATGTTTTGAACATTTATGCATTCTGTAATGTTCACGATCTTTCATGGGGTACTAAAGGATCTGCATCTAAGCCATTGGGCAAGATTACAAGTAAAGAAGATGGTACATTCAAAATGGAGATTCTGGTCTCTAGTGCAGAAATTGAGGCTAACTACgagaaatataaaaaaatgctaTATGAACAACCCAATGAAGAGGACTCCAAGCCAGAGCTATCACCTGAGGAGAAGAAAACTGGTTACTATGCCAATGTTCGTTCTTTGgtcatcatcttctggGTCATGACCAATTTTGCCATCTGTGCCGTAGTATTGGAAACCGGTGGTATTGGTGATTATTTAACATTAAAGACTATGAATAAGCAGCACACGGAACAGATACAACCCAGACCACTACTATCCAACAAAGCatctatatattttgcCATTATCCTGTGGTTAGTTGCATTGTCTGCTGTGATCCGTTTTTTCGGTTGTACCATCTACATGATATCCCGGTTCTTCAAAAGACTAAGACACTGGTGA